The DNA window CCTCTCAGCTTCTAACCTGAGGGTAGGCATCCTCGAACGCACGGTCGGGTGTCATGTGTTTAATGATGTCAGCCAGAATGGTATTGACCTCACGTTtctgagcaaaagaaaaaccacaaactgtGACTCAGGGATACAGTTAAAGACGAAAATCGTCACTGAATTCCAACTATTAGGAAGTGTTTCCACTGATGCCCTCTTCTGCGTTTTACTTACCGTAAAGTGCCGGCAGGTAAACTCCACCCAGATCTCAGCGCAGTTGATGTAATCCTAAAACCACAATCAAATCTGGACTAAAAATCGAGGGACATTTTAACTTAGAGAAGAGTCTCTCTGACAGCCAGAGTCAGTCACAGTACCTGAGGACTGCGGACTTTGGTGATGACCTTCCAAGCTTCATTCAGGATTGTCAGCCTCTCGGATTCTGGAGGGTCAGCGCAGGCCAGACTGCGACCCAGAGATCCAAACAACAGATGCTGGAGAGGAGACGAAAATCATGCTTCTGATCACTTTTAGAGCAGATAAGTCCCAGCAGAACTCGACCgtgcatttaattttaatttctttttcacagcCAAAATAACAGCTCATATCTCACAATAGCAGAGAAACAGGATCTTCAGggcctgaattaaaaaaatatttaaaaactcttaAGTTAACCATATTATGACTTCTCTGACCTTTGGGAAACCAGCCTCGTCACAGTCTTTGATCATCCCGATGAAATCGGTGGCTCTGGCTGCAACAAACTCCGGCCTGAACGCTCTCATAACTGAATTCAGAAGCAAGGCACTGTGGGAATGAGGAACACATTACACGTTTCCTGTTGAAAGGGCAAATTTTTCATAACCACCAGAAACTACTGAAtgaatttttaataataataataattactttaataattttgttataGTAGCTCtgataattttgtttctttttgggcAGTGTCATTGTCTGGATCGATAAACAGGATTTTCAATAggagtttattttgtttaactcTTCACTGGTTGCATCCAACAGGTCTTTATTCTTCTTGTTTTATCTAATTAATGTTGAGATGTtgttgaaaattattttattttaaaaacagtgaagACTTTAGCATCTTGCCATTTACCCGCAGGACCAAAGTGTAGCAACTAAATTCTTCTCATTAACATGTTTTGACAAGCACTCACTTATTTCCCAGTTTCTTGCATCTCTCCATCATCTCTGTCAGCAGAGGCTATAATGGAAGCAAAAGTGGCATAAACACAAAGGGAGGACACAAAAACCAgcagtattatttttaatatttccagCAATTCGTAAATTCAACGTATGTGGCTGCAAACCTCTGGAGCTCTGTAGGCGATGCACTGCAGGATCCAGTTGATGGCGGGTGAGTAGAGCGTCAGGTACTCGGGCATCTCTACCCGCTGCACTACCAGCTGATTCTGGACGCTCTCACCGCTAATCTGCTGGAAGGTGAGGAGCAAGTCGAAGAAATTGCAGTTCAGGCTGTCTTTCAGGTGGGGGGCCACCTCGATCCCCACCTACAGAAAGAAAGTAGCATGActtattttttcccctctatCAGTTATTAGtatgtttatattaataaacatttctCTCACTCGACAGAGGTAAGCTCGGGCGTATGCAGCCACTAAAGGGTCTCCGATCCCTCGGATCATAGCGGTCAGACGAGGAAGCGTCTCTTGAATGCCACTGTGGATGCAGGAAGGACAGAGGGAAACTTACAAACCCTCTTTAGTGTAAGCTGACAGGACTGTTAGTACAAATGCACCTTCATAGTGAAGCTTTGCATCAACTTTAAAACCCAAAtattccccccaaaaaaacaaatggctgGTTTCTTTCAAGTTCTAACATTATACTTtactcacacactgatacatTCAAATGGAGAACTAGTCGAAAACATGGAGATGGGAAAGAACAAACTTACGATCTGTTCAAGAAGCAGTTGCACTTGAGAATTGCAGCCTCAACATATCTGTTCGTGGAGGTTAAAGACTACTTCATACACAAGGTAAGAGGGGTCTGTCTTGATGATCAGGGTCAAAAGAGACACAGACTTATGCCATGTGAATCCAGAAACAACTGTGCGGCTGTGATGATACCGGAAAGGATACAGTCTGGGCAGGAGCTCTCTGATGGAGGCGATCTTAAAGAACCAGTTGAGGCATGTCTCCTTGGCAGTGTCATTCACATCTTCCACAGTGAAGGACTCTGGGGAGACAGGACACcatattacacacacagccaaatCGAGAGACGAAGAAACTACTGTGCTCCAAAACAATGACTAGATTTAGATCTTCCTACCTGGTAAGGGTCGTGGGTCTGAACACATGGTCCAGATTCTGTCATAGACCAGCCGACCTACAAAACAACAGGACTACGCTCAGAAAACGTGAACCAAACTGAAGCACAATGAGGCACATTCACTCACCAAAAGTGTCCAGGATGTCTGTTATGAGAACAAACTTGCTGGGGTAGAACTGGATCACTGAGGTGTCAGACAGAAGCTTGGAgcactaaaacacaaaatatataatatagacACGGAGGAGTCCACGTGTTGATCAAACACTGTCCCCATGGCAGTATAGGTAAGTTTTCATTGGATCAATTACTTGGATGACAATCTTCAGCGCTTTGACTTTCTGGTCGGAGGCCCAGGCCTCCTTCAAGGACTGGTTCAGCTCCTCAATGCGGTTGGCATAATCCTGCTGGGAGAGGTTCAGCAGCTCTCTCTGGGaaccctgaacacacacacacagaccaagtAGGTCCAAAATGCATATTTGCTGTAATATGGATTGACATTTTTTCTTAATTGAAAATCTATTGTGTTAATAAATTTTGCAGCTTATTTCAGCACCAACGGAGGTGGGTGAGGTGCTTACAAGCCTGTAGATATCCatacagaaataacaaaaaacctACATCCTCCAGATCATCCAGCTCCTCTAGGCGAGTGCGAACTTTCTCTGAAACAGCTGAAGATCCTGGACTTTGAGCTTTTCCTACAGACATAACGGAAGTCATTAATTAaacatagtaaaataataagaGCAAGAGTTATAGCAACTTTCTGAAGTTGATATAGCTAATATGTGTCAACAGGGTTTACACATGCAGCAGTTATAAATATTCATTTGGAACCTGATGAATAGGAGTCTGATAGTAACACTCTTTACCTCTTGTTTGGTATGAACCTCGATGCCCCTGAGGGAAATATCTGGCTTTTTAGCTGCTAAAGGCTCCATTGTATTCATCAGCTAGTCTGAACTTTGCCTGTTTACAACTTTGTTTATCTGAGCTTTTTTCACACAACAATGCTTCCTGCTATAGCTACAAAACTGCAAGACTGAATCAAACAAAGTTGTGggctgtaaaacacaaacaattagCTGAAAGGCAGTAAAGAGTCGATAATGAGGAGTGACAGTTATCTGTGAGTTTGTCTTTAGGCGCAATTCCTTTCACGTTTACAAAGTGATTTAATCCACTGTCAACGTCAGCATAATGACGACATCAGCTTTAATTTTCGGAATGCATGAGttgatgtattaaaaaaaaaagtccattgTGAGTTCTACCGATATTAATATTTTGCCATATAAAATCCTGATATAGTCTTAAATAATCATATTGCTGACACAGTCTGGCTTAAGTTGAAGTGTTTTAGGAGGTTTTTATATTGAAAGGCAATAGATCTTACCTCTATCAGACCCCATGAAAAGATTCTAGGAGGACAAACAGATATACATTTGGTTACGATCCAGTAAAAGCATGACTGCGTACACAGAGACTGACGTGGTTACTGGTGTAGTAAATCGGTGAATGACTCACGATGGAGAGTTTTTCAGTGGTGGTGAATCTGGCCAAGATCTCTCCTCGCTTTGCTGACCAGGGCTCAAAGTCTGGGCCGACCCCcacttcctccttctctctcctcttctttcccttGTCCTGGAAGCCAGACATCTTTATTTAAACCTCAAGTCAAGTGTTGAATACTGTTCAActgctgtttatttataaaaattactATCGGTAACGATGTAATAAAGCTGCTGATTATGTCTTTAATGGAGTATAAAAGCTTCTGGAGCAGCATTTGTCTAAATATCAGTCAGTCTGTGACACGAACTGACCCCTGTGGAAGCACTGTGCGACATGGCTGGGGTCTCAGTGGCTGAGGCTGCAGCAAACATGGACAGGGGATCGGTGCCATCCAGCATGGAGCTGAGGGGGTCTGGTGGCattgaagaagaggaggaagaagaggatgtgCTGCCTTTACGAGCCCCATGGCGGGTTTTAGTATCTGTCACCTGCATGGAGCAATGAGGATCAGGTCATGGATGTTAAAGGgacattaaaagacaaaattatatCATGTGTCATTTGATGAGGGAAAAAGCTGTAGTGAATATCAGGGTTTAAGAAAGTGGAGGAAGAACTTTATGATGCAAACACTGTGATGTTTGAAGtgtttgtcactgtgtgtgtgttacagcagGACGACACTGATACCATAATTGGTTTAAGGGGATGGTAATCTCCAAACTCCACCGGAGTAGTCTCAGGACGACACCTCTGCAGTTCTGCCTCATAGTTACGCCCGCGGGAACGCCTGgttgcagacag is part of the Channa argus isolate prfri chromosome 20, Channa argus male v1.0, whole genome shotgun sequence genome and encodes:
- the vps35l gene encoding VPS35 endosomal protein-sorting factor-like, whose product is MSYDGRKMAAVQWRSRGRNYEAELQRCRPETTPVEFGDYHPLKPIMVTDTKTRHGARKGSTSSSSSSSSMPPDPLSSMLDGTDPLSMFAAASATETPAMSHSASTGDKGKKRREKEEVGVGPDFEPWSAKRGEILARFTTTEKLSINLFMGSDRGKAQSPGSSAVSEKVRTRLEELDDLEDGSQRELLNLSQQDYANRIEELNQSLKEAWASDQKVKALKIVIQCSKLLSDTSVIQFYPSKFVLITDILDTFGRLVYDRIWTMCSDPRPLPESFTVEDVNDTAKETCLNWFFKIASIRELLPRLYVEAAILKCNCFLNRSGIQETLPRLTAMIRGIGDPLVAAYARAYLCRVGIEVAPHLKDSLNCNFFDLLLTFQQISGESVQNQLVVQRVEMPEYLTLYSPAINWILQCIAYRAPEPLLTEMMERCKKLGNNALLLNSVMRAFRPEFVAARATDFIGMIKDCDEAGFPKHLLFGSLGRSLACADPPESERLTILNEAWKVITKVRSPQDYINCAEIWVEFTCRHFTKREVNTILADIIKHMTPDRAFEDAYPQLQSVIRKILTYFHDFSILFSMERFLQFLDMFQKDSVRVEVCRSIMEVFIKHQVELTRDPVILNAMMHICKTMHDSVNSLTLEDEKRSLSLLIIGFIRMVSFGRDFEQQLSFCVEARATFCNLEPVLVQLIHTVNQLAMETSRVMRGSHSRKTAAFVRACAAYSYITIPSLSSIFSRLSLYLLSGQVALANQCLSQADAFLKAAVGILPEVPRSISVEGKLRSSESFLLDFISNFLATLLVVPDHPEHGVLYLVRGLLNMVQDYTWEDNSDAKVRVYISALPLLAAMGQEIYLYSIPKVDSNETLYGGDPKFLSELNKLCETLIGQVLDHLKTLGRDEQSTRRQGALGFSLFGVLLAHGDLRNNKLSQLAVNLWNLSHKHGYCETCVSVRTLEYIKHQAQQPDMTHLSDTIQRLTLQSRT